The following are encoded together in the bacterium genome:
- a CDS encoding beta-N-acetylglucosaminidase domain-containing protein: MRLVAALLALLVVGCGGDSGDRPQPMRGAIEGFYGPLYSFEQRLDLLRFLPRAGLDTYVYAPKTDPYHRARWRDPYPAEWMAHFRELASTARDLGLRFVFALSPGAQFDPDAGDQAAVQDKLATLLDVGVRHFCLFFDDLAPGGRAAEPAVQVALVTDTLAFLSARGRDADLCFISHYYAGTAAELRADRSPFDGTFAAPASATYAAYAAIPREVAILWTGPRVFSRLTVADTAAYRAFAGRPVVIWDNFPVNDVILSRELFLSPYRDREAGIARVADGVLLNLMLQPEASKLALYTAGRFFAEGGRYDPDAALDAALDVVAGSHAGGRIVARIAEQFHSHPLIGHVQESPRLAARMAAFLASRSAADAAALRALFAELAATADDLARDVPNQALVAELAAPAEKLSLLATAGLLALDRLERQSRGEPDDDDALTAALRAARAIPWLVAANSPIGAPLDQFLSGQDAEPANVFGDFFAAVGP, translated from the coding sequence ATGCGCCTGGTCGCGGCCCTGCTCGCGCTGCTGGTCGTCGGCTGCGGCGGCGACTCGGGCGATCGCCCGCAGCCAATGCGCGGCGCGATCGAGGGCTTCTACGGGCCGCTGTACTCCTTCGAGCAGCGGCTCGACCTGCTGCGCTTCCTGCCCCGGGCAGGGCTCGACACCTACGTCTACGCGCCGAAGACCGACCCGTACCATCGGGCGCGCTGGCGCGATCCCTATCCAGCGGAGTGGATGGCGCACTTCCGCGAGCTGGCGAGCACGGCGCGCGATCTCGGCCTGCGCTTCGTGTTCGCGCTCTCGCCGGGCGCGCAGTTCGATCCCGACGCCGGCGACCAGGCCGCCGTGCAGGACAAGCTGGCGACGCTGCTGGACGTCGGCGTGCGCCACTTCTGTCTCTTCTTCGACGACCTCGCGCCGGGGGGCCGCGCCGCCGAGCCGGCGGTACAGGTCGCGCTGGTCACCGATACCCTCGCCTTCCTGAGTGCTCGCGGGCGCGACGCCGACCTCTGCTTCATCTCCCACTACTACGCCGGCACCGCCGCCGAGCTGCGCGCCGACCGCTCGCCGTTCGACGGCACGTTCGCGGCGCCGGCGTCGGCGACCTACGCCGCTTACGCGGCGATCCCGCGCGAGGTGGCGATCCTCTGGACCGGACCGCGCGTCTTCAGCCGGCTCACCGTCGCCGACACCGCCGCCTATCGCGCCTTCGCCGGGCGCCCGGTGGTGATCTGGGACAACTTCCCGGTGAACGACGTCATCCTCAGCCGCGAGCTCTTCCTCTCGCCGTACCGCGATCGCGAGGCCGGCATCGCGCGCGTCGCGGACGGGGTGCTGCTCAACCTCATGCTGCAGCCGGAAGCGAGCAAGCTGGCGCTGTACACCGCCGGTCGCTTCTTCGCCGAGGGCGGGCGGTACGATCCGGACGCGGCGCTCGACGCCGCGCTCGACGTCGTCGCCGGCAGCCACGCCGGCGGCCGGATCGTGGCCCGCATCGCCGAACAGTTCCACAGCCACCCGCTGATCGGCCACGTGCAGGAGTCGCCGCGCCTGGCGGCGCGCATGGCCGCCTTCCTCGCCTCGCGCTCGGCGGCGGACGCCGCGGCGCTGCGCGCCCTGTTCGCCGAGCTCGCCGCCACCGCCGACGACCTCGCCCGCGACGTCCCCAACCAGGCGCTGGTCGCCGAGCTCGCCGCGCCGGCGGAGAAGCTGTCGTTGCTCGCCACCGCCGGACTGCTGGCGCTCGATCGGCTCGAGCGCCAGTCGCGGGGCGAGCCCGACGACGACGACGCCCTCACCGCGGCGCTGCGCGCCGCGCGCGCCATTCCCTGGCTGGTCGCCGCCAACTCGCCGATCGGCGCGCCGCTCGATCAGTTCCTGTCCGGGCAGGATGCGGAGCCGGCCAACGTCTTCGGCGACTTCTTCGCCGCCGTCGGCCCGTGA
- a CDS encoding deoxyhypusine synthase family protein, translated as MSSGPISQFLTHHYRHFNAAALVDAARAYRAHVEGGGRMLACLAGAMSTAELGLSLAEMIRQDKVHAISCTGANLEEDLFNLVAHDHYVRIPNYRELSPREEQALLDRQLNRVTDTCIPEEEAMRHLEHNLAQEWHAADRAGERWLPHEFFYKLIRSGRLAPSYQIDPKHSWLLAACEKDLPLFVPGWEDSTLGNIFAAHCIAGKIRRVEVLRSGVEYMIALSRWYQANAAVGGGIGFFQIGGGIAGDFPICVVPMMEQDLRMEGIRKWAYFCQISDSTTSYGSYSGAVPNEKITWGKLGLETPKFVIESDATIVAPLLFAYVLGW; from the coding sequence ATGAGCAGCGGACCGATCAGCCAGTTCCTCACCCACCACTATCGGCACTTCAATGCGGCGGCGTTGGTCGATGCCGCGCGCGCGTACCGCGCCCACGTCGAGGGCGGCGGCCGCATGCTGGCCTGCCTCGCCGGCGCGATGAGCACCGCCGAGCTCGGATTGTCGCTGGCCGAGATGATCCGCCAGGACAAGGTGCACGCCATTTCCTGCACCGGCGCGAACCTCGAGGAGGATCTGTTCAACCTCGTCGCGCACGACCACTACGTGCGCATTCCGAACTACCGCGAGCTCTCGCCGCGGGAGGAGCAGGCGCTGCTCGACCGCCAGCTCAACCGCGTCACCGACACCTGCATCCCCGAGGAAGAGGCGATGCGGCATCTCGAGCACAACCTGGCGCAGGAGTGGCACGCCGCCGACCGCGCCGGCGAGCGCTGGCTGCCGCACGAGTTCTTCTACAAGCTCATCCGCAGCGGCCGCCTGGCGCCGTCCTATCAGATCGATCCCAAGCACAGTTGGCTGCTCGCCGCCTGCGAGAAGGACCTGCCGCTGTTCGTGCCGGGCTGGGAGGACTCGACCCTCGGCAACATCTTCGCCGCCCACTGCATCGCCGGGAAGATCCGGCGCGTGGAGGTGTTGCGCTCCGGCGTCGAGTACATGATCGCGCTGTCGCGGTGGTACCAGGCGAACGCCGCCGTGGGCGGCGGCATCGGCTTCTTCCAGATCGGCGGCGGCATCGCCGGCGACTTCCCGATCTGTGTGGTCCCGATGATGGAGCAGGACCTGCGGATGGAGGGCATCCGCAAGTGGGCCTACTTCTGCCAGATCAGCGATTCGACCACGAGCTACGGGTCGTATTCCGGCGCGGTGCCGAACGAGAAGATCACCTGGGGCAAGCTCGGCCTCGAGACGCCGAAGTTCGTCATCGAGTCCGACGCCACCATCGTCGCGCCGCTGCTGTTCGCCTACGTGCTCGGCTGGTGA